The following are encoded together in the Euwallacea fornicatus isolate EFF26 chromosome 11, ASM4011564v1, whole genome shotgun sequence genome:
- the LOC136341947 gene encoding uncharacterized protein isoform X5, whose protein sequence is MSTFYQKGSPQSAYCAGQMTITTETLTELEKAENIGTGGETLHRKLESCRYDLEKLEVNHEMELDDSAKTERKKLTHHCHFKEGQTSTGNSSDEEVTSLEEEIARVQSETPEKEPRIAAKEMEVLKKYYSNLFSIQEENVKLIKSNQELQLKCKESEEKLQIPNCDVDYSTLKKLKEELLTLKQTAADRNGLQTQLPRLERKLNDHHDLPEGTVDFQFKSVLIDDVLEDLHAGRVAQCPALNEQLLQFKQKANKLERQLRLATENVQSAEDDLDSMRTKCAMAEIEAWNQRTETETLKSKIVCMEQEMESLKTMCKDQEALQMEKDRLQVSLDELMRMHDDYEHMRMQVIAVDVIKAERDRYKRKCEEFTGLENECNLLRSQLEHAKLIEKEKESLQKQAEDLEKCVCEQETEIKGLVCHVSCLAQDRQQQQAKMKDEVSSLKLELEEKKNLLAISEEEIATLNIKIETTLCNLTNEAVRLRQDKEDLRKCLQRIKQEKLEIKRQCQELEEINCDLKWELQSKLKQIQDQEIQLEDRNRTIEIMQEVLSDREEVDKNLITEYSEWELARPQAELEKANVRNQQLSLKARASSESNYEFKDMLEQAKCAVKCIPQGLEQQHAKWGSNKERFRCCSGCNVKKPTVQKGLIIGDSDHCTCKPKKPESKSKEVQYNSPPTCNGKRTTQSKLQELTSSSTPTKQSSEDPQGLSLTLPNDLKQDVEEDAMFTARSVGDNLARSAELKAELLKANETIACLRQQLARAERTAAESLSLRKNLNKTLDAMRKIGTAGSAAFCDTENSKLQKDLENALEDVRTSGNETSCLRTENCKLKQQLTQLEMESTEVRSHMDHAWNSLRKTSDELRQLQDNNKRYKQRNGELEYEIAELQRRLDLAGRPIEAIDTNVKLLQEELNKLKRDLDATQNEARTSGQGNSQLCSSNIEVEAALKAKAEAENQINDLKSAVNALKIQHAQIHEAKEKLQLEKSALCQDMKRATTNLDAEKNKGKQRKSNKETKKKHSHLKSLVLVLAQEIMKERKKFMKLQKERNEIGEQLRASFAKLEAMERRPKNLIKEKEETFKGKLKTIKEGDKLTKERLDLEQHTEEAKGKSENLQSHVRVIDEELMDKKKSSFERKFERKQCRRPAQEGPH, encoded by the exons ATGTCAACCTTTTACCAAAAAGGCTCT CCCCAAAGTGCCTACTGTGCAGGGCAAATGACAATCACCACTGAGACTCTGACGGAACTAGAGAAGGCCGAAAATATTGGCACGGGAGGAGAGACTCTTCATAGGAAACTAGAGAGCTGCCGATATGATCTTGAGAAACTCGAG GTAAACCATGAAATGGAGCTCGATGATTCCGCGAAAactgaaaggaaaaaattgacacACCATTGTCATTTCAAAGAAGGCCAGACATCAACAGGAAATTCCAGCGATGAAGAGGTGACGTCTCTGGAAGAGGAAATCGCAAGAGTGCAATCTGAGACTCCGGAGAAGGAGCCCAGAATTGCAGCGAAAGAGATGGAGGTTTTGAAGAAGTACTACTCCAACCTCTTCTCGATCCAAGAAGAGAACGTAAAACTGATAAAGAGCAATCAAGAACTGCAGCTCAAGTGCAAGGAGTCTGAAGAAAAGTTGCAGATCCCCA ATTGCGATGTAGACTACTcaactttgaaaaaactaaaagaagAGCTCCTGACACTCAAGCAAACTGCTGCTGACAGAAATGGGCTGCAGACTCAGCTCCCGCGGTTAGAGCGAAAATTAAACGACCACCATGACCTCCCTGAGGGCACTGTGGACTTCCAGTTTAAGTCTGTTTTGATCGATGACGTCCTAGAAGACCTGCACGCTGGGCGAGTGGCTCAATGTCCAGCCCTGAATGAGCAGCTGCTgcagtttaaacaaaaagctaACAAG CTGGAAAGACAGCTGCGACTGGCCACCGAAAATGTTCAATCAGCTGAAGACGACCTCGATAGCATGCGAACCAAATGTGCAATGGCTGAAATCGAGGCATGGAACCAAAGAACTGAAACCGAGACTCTGAAGTCCAAGATTGTGTGCATGGAGCAGGAAATGGAGAGCTTGAAGACCATGTGTAAAGATCAGGAGGCATTGCAAATGGAGAAAGACAG ACTGCAAGTGAGTCTGGATGAATTGATGCGCATGCACGACGACTACGAGCACATGCGCATGCAAGTGATAGCTGTGGATGTGATCAAGGCAGAACGGGACCGCTATAAACGTAAATGCGAAGAGTTTACAGGCCTGGAGAACGAGTGTAATTTGCTGAGAAGTCAGCTGGAGCATGCTAAACTAATAGAGAAGGAGAAGGAATCTCTGCAGAAACAGGCTGAAGATTTGGAGAAGTGCGTCTGCGAGCAAGAAACGGAAATAAAGGGCCTGGTGTGTCATGTCAGTTGCCTGGCTCAAGACAGGCAGCAACAGCAAGCCAAAATGAAGGACGAAGTTTCCAGCCTGAAGCTGGAGCTAGAGGAAAAAAAGAATCTGCTCGCGATTTCTGAAGAAGAGATCGCAACCCTAAACATAAAGATTGAGACCACCCTGTGTAACCTCACCAACGAGGCTGTGCGGCTGCGGCAAGACAAAGAAGACTTGCGGAAATGTCTTCAGCGTATCAAGcaagaaaaattagaaatcaaACGCCAGTGTCAGGAACTGGAAGAAATCAACTGCGATCTGAAATGGGAGCTGCAAAGCAAGCTGAAACAAATTCAGGATCAGGAAATTCAGCTCGAAGACAGAAACAGGACAATCGAAATTATGCAAGAAGTCCTCAGTGACCGGGAAGAGGTTGACAAAAATCTAATCACTGAGTACAGCGAATGGGAGTTGGCAAGACCTCAAGCCGAACTGGAAAAGGCAAATGTGAGGAACCAGCAGCTCTCCTTAAAAGCAAGAGCTAGCTCAGAATCCAACTATGAGTTTAAAGACATGCTAGAGCAGGCCAAGTGCGCGGTAAAGTGCATTCCTCAGGGATTAGAGCAGCAGCACGCGAAATGGGGCAGCAACAAGGAGCGGTTTAG ATGCTGCTCTGGATGTAATGTTAAGAAACCTACAGTTCAAAAAGGACTGATTATAGGGGATTCCGACCACTGTACTTGCAAGCCAAAAAAACCCGAGTCAAAATCCAAAGAAGTGCAGTACAATTCCCCGCCAACTTGCAACGGCAAAAGAACAACGCAGTCAAAACTTCAGGAGTTAACTAGCTCATCCACTCCCACAAAACAATCCTCAGAAGATCCTCAGGGACTGAGCTTGACACTGCCAAACGACCTCAAACAGGACGTGGAGGAAGATGCAATGTTCACTGCTAGATCTGTTGGAGACAACCTGGCGAGGTCAGCAGAGCTTAAAGCAGAACTTCTGAAAGCGAATGAGACTATTGCATGCCTCAGGCAGCAGCTTGCAAGAGCAGAGAGAACTGCAGCCGAAAGTTTGTCCCTCAGGAAAAACTTAAACAAGACTTTGGATGCTATGAGGAAAATAGGGACTGCGGGCAGTGCTGCCTTCTGCGACACAGAGAATtctaaattacaaaaagaCTTGGAAAATGCTCTGGAAGACGTCAGAACGTCCGGCAATGAGACTTCGTGTCTAAGGACCGAAAACTGCAAATTAAAGCAGCAACTAACGCAGCTGGAAATGGAGAGCACCGAAGTAAGATCCCACATGGACCATGCGTGGAATTCCCTGAGAAAAACCAGCGACGAATTGAGGCAGCTACAAGACAACAACAAACGGTATAAACAAAGAAACGGAGAGCTGGAATATGAAATAGCAGAGCTCCAACGAAGATTAGATCTTGCTGGCAGACCCATTGAAGCGATTGACACCAACGTTAAGTTACTTCAAGAGGAGCTGAACAAACTGAAAAGGGATCTAGATGCAACCCAGAACGAAGCCAGAACCTCTGGACAGGGAAATTCGCAGCTGTGCAGCAGCAATATCGAAGTGGAGGCTGCCTTGAAGGCCAAAGCTGAGGCTGAAAACCAAATCAACGACCTGAAAAGTGCTGTAAACGCACTTAAGATCCAACACGCTCAGATACATGAGGCCAAGGAGAAGCTACAGTTGGAAAAATCCGCGTTATGTCAGGACATGAAGAGAGCAACCACGAATTTGGACGCGGAGAAAAATAAAGGCAAACAACGCAAATCCAACAAAGAAACGAAGAAAAAACACAGTCACTTGAAGTCTTTGGTTTTGGTTCTGGCACAGGAAATCATGAAGGAGCGCAAAAAGTTCATGAAATTGCAGAaggaaagaaatgaaattggAGAGCAATTGCGGGCTTCCTTCGCTAAACTGGAAGCCATGGAAAGGAGACCTAAGAATTTAATCAAGGAGAAGGAGGAGACTTTTAAGGGAAAACTAAAGACGATTAAAGAGGGCGACAAACTAACAAAAGAGAGATTAGACTTAGAGCAGCATACGGAGGAGGCCAaaggaaaaagtgaaaatttgcaGTCTCACGTGAGGGTCATAGATGAGGAATTGATGGATAAAAAGAAGAGCAGTTTTGAG CGAAAATTTGAGCGCAAACAATGTAGACGCCCTGCTCAAGAAGGGCCCCACTAA
- the LOC136341947 gene encoding golgin subfamily A member 4-like isoform X6, which translates to MSTFYQKGSPQSAYCAGQMTITTETLTELEKAENIGTGGETLHRKLESCRYDLEKLEVNHEMELDDSAKTERKKLTHHCHFKEGQTSTGNSSDEEVTSLEEEIARVQSETPEKEPRIAAKEMEVLKKYYSNLFSIQEENVKLIKSNQELQLKCKESEEKLQIPNCDVDYSTLKKLKEELLTLKQTAADRNGLQTQLPRLERKLNDHHDLPEGTVDFQFKSVLIDDVLEDLHAGRVAQCPALNEQLLQFKQKANKLERQLRLATENVQSAEDDLDSMRTKCAMAEIEAWNQRTETETLKSKIVCMEQEMESLKTMCKDQEALQMEKDRLQVSLDELMRMHDDYEHMRMQVIAVDVIKAERDRYKRKCEEFTGLENECNLLRSQLEHAKLIEKEKESLQKQAEDLEKCVCEQETEIKGLVCHVSCLAQDRQQQQAKMKDEVSSLKLELEEKKNLLAISEEEIATLNIKIETTLCNLTNEAVRLRQDKEDLRKCLQRIKQEKLEIKRQCQELEEINCDLKWELQSKLKQIQDQEIQLEDRNRTIEIMQEVLSDREEVDKNLITEYSEWELARPQAELEKANVRNQQLSLKARASSESNYEFKDMLEQAKCAVKCIPQGLEQQHAKWGSNKERFRCCSGCNVKKPTVQKGLIIGDSDHCTCKPKKPESKSKEVQYNSPPTCNGKRTTQSKLQELTSSSTPTKQSSEDPQGLSLTLPNDLKQDVEEDAMFTARSVGDNLARSAELKAELLKANETIACLRQQLARAERTAAESLSLRKNLNKTLDAMRKIGTAGSAAFCDTENSKLQKDLENALEDVRTSGNETSCLRTENCKLKQQLTQLEMESTEVRSHMDHAWNSLRKTSDELRQLQDNNKRYKQRNGELEYEIAELQRRLDLAGRPIEAIDTNVKLLQEELNKLKRDLDATQNEARTSGQGNSQLCSSNIEVEAALKAKAEAENQINDLKSAVNALKIQHAQIHEAKEKLQLEKSALCQDMKRATTNLDAEKNKGKQRKSNKETKKKHSHLKSLVLVLAQEIMKERKKFMKLQKERNEIGEQLRASFAKLEAMERRPKNLIKEKEETFKGKLKTIKEGDKLTKERLDLEQHTEEAKGKSENLQSHVRVIDEELMDKKKSSFETTKWLFTAKI; encoded by the exons ATGTCAACCTTTTACCAAAAAGGCTCT CCCCAAAGTGCCTACTGTGCAGGGCAAATGACAATCACCACTGAGACTCTGACGGAACTAGAGAAGGCCGAAAATATTGGCACGGGAGGAGAGACTCTTCATAGGAAACTAGAGAGCTGCCGATATGATCTTGAGAAACTCGAG GTAAACCATGAAATGGAGCTCGATGATTCCGCGAAAactgaaaggaaaaaattgacacACCATTGTCATTTCAAAGAAGGCCAGACATCAACAGGAAATTCCAGCGATGAAGAGGTGACGTCTCTGGAAGAGGAAATCGCAAGAGTGCAATCTGAGACTCCGGAGAAGGAGCCCAGAATTGCAGCGAAAGAGATGGAGGTTTTGAAGAAGTACTACTCCAACCTCTTCTCGATCCAAGAAGAGAACGTAAAACTGATAAAGAGCAATCAAGAACTGCAGCTCAAGTGCAAGGAGTCTGAAGAAAAGTTGCAGATCCCCA ATTGCGATGTAGACTACTcaactttgaaaaaactaaaagaagAGCTCCTGACACTCAAGCAAACTGCTGCTGACAGAAATGGGCTGCAGACTCAGCTCCCGCGGTTAGAGCGAAAATTAAACGACCACCATGACCTCCCTGAGGGCACTGTGGACTTCCAGTTTAAGTCTGTTTTGATCGATGACGTCCTAGAAGACCTGCACGCTGGGCGAGTGGCTCAATGTCCAGCCCTGAATGAGCAGCTGCTgcagtttaaacaaaaagctaACAAG CTGGAAAGACAGCTGCGACTGGCCACCGAAAATGTTCAATCAGCTGAAGACGACCTCGATAGCATGCGAACCAAATGTGCAATGGCTGAAATCGAGGCATGGAACCAAAGAACTGAAACCGAGACTCTGAAGTCCAAGATTGTGTGCATGGAGCAGGAAATGGAGAGCTTGAAGACCATGTGTAAAGATCAGGAGGCATTGCAAATGGAGAAAGACAG ACTGCAAGTGAGTCTGGATGAATTGATGCGCATGCACGACGACTACGAGCACATGCGCATGCAAGTGATAGCTGTGGATGTGATCAAGGCAGAACGGGACCGCTATAAACGTAAATGCGAAGAGTTTACAGGCCTGGAGAACGAGTGTAATTTGCTGAGAAGTCAGCTGGAGCATGCTAAACTAATAGAGAAGGAGAAGGAATCTCTGCAGAAACAGGCTGAAGATTTGGAGAAGTGCGTCTGCGAGCAAGAAACGGAAATAAAGGGCCTGGTGTGTCATGTCAGTTGCCTGGCTCAAGACAGGCAGCAACAGCAAGCCAAAATGAAGGACGAAGTTTCCAGCCTGAAGCTGGAGCTAGAGGAAAAAAAGAATCTGCTCGCGATTTCTGAAGAAGAGATCGCAACCCTAAACATAAAGATTGAGACCACCCTGTGTAACCTCACCAACGAGGCTGTGCGGCTGCGGCAAGACAAAGAAGACTTGCGGAAATGTCTTCAGCGTATCAAGcaagaaaaattagaaatcaaACGCCAGTGTCAGGAACTGGAAGAAATCAACTGCGATCTGAAATGGGAGCTGCAAAGCAAGCTGAAACAAATTCAGGATCAGGAAATTCAGCTCGAAGACAGAAACAGGACAATCGAAATTATGCAAGAAGTCCTCAGTGACCGGGAAGAGGTTGACAAAAATCTAATCACTGAGTACAGCGAATGGGAGTTGGCAAGACCTCAAGCCGAACTGGAAAAGGCAAATGTGAGGAACCAGCAGCTCTCCTTAAAAGCAAGAGCTAGCTCAGAATCCAACTATGAGTTTAAAGACATGCTAGAGCAGGCCAAGTGCGCGGTAAAGTGCATTCCTCAGGGATTAGAGCAGCAGCACGCGAAATGGGGCAGCAACAAGGAGCGGTTTAG ATGCTGCTCTGGATGTAATGTTAAGAAACCTACAGTTCAAAAAGGACTGATTATAGGGGATTCCGACCACTGTACTTGCAAGCCAAAAAAACCCGAGTCAAAATCCAAAGAAGTGCAGTACAATTCCCCGCCAACTTGCAACGGCAAAAGAACAACGCAGTCAAAACTTCAGGAGTTAACTAGCTCATCCACTCCCACAAAACAATCCTCAGAAGATCCTCAGGGACTGAGCTTGACACTGCCAAACGACCTCAAACAGGACGTGGAGGAAGATGCAATGTTCACTGCTAGATCTGTTGGAGACAACCTGGCGAGGTCAGCAGAGCTTAAAGCAGAACTTCTGAAAGCGAATGAGACTATTGCATGCCTCAGGCAGCAGCTTGCAAGAGCAGAGAGAACTGCAGCCGAAAGTTTGTCCCTCAGGAAAAACTTAAACAAGACTTTGGATGCTATGAGGAAAATAGGGACTGCGGGCAGTGCTGCCTTCTGCGACACAGAGAATtctaaattacaaaaagaCTTGGAAAATGCTCTGGAAGACGTCAGAACGTCCGGCAATGAGACTTCGTGTCTAAGGACCGAAAACTGCAAATTAAAGCAGCAACTAACGCAGCTGGAAATGGAGAGCACCGAAGTAAGATCCCACATGGACCATGCGTGGAATTCCCTGAGAAAAACCAGCGACGAATTGAGGCAGCTACAAGACAACAACAAACGGTATAAACAAAGAAACGGAGAGCTGGAATATGAAATAGCAGAGCTCCAACGAAGATTAGATCTTGCTGGCAGACCCATTGAAGCGATTGACACCAACGTTAAGTTACTTCAAGAGGAGCTGAACAAACTGAAAAGGGATCTAGATGCAACCCAGAACGAAGCCAGAACCTCTGGACAGGGAAATTCGCAGCTGTGCAGCAGCAATATCGAAGTGGAGGCTGCCTTGAAGGCCAAAGCTGAGGCTGAAAACCAAATCAACGACCTGAAAAGTGCTGTAAACGCACTTAAGATCCAACACGCTCAGATACATGAGGCCAAGGAGAAGCTACAGTTGGAAAAATCCGCGTTATGTCAGGACATGAAGAGAGCAACCACGAATTTGGACGCGGAGAAAAATAAAGGCAAACAACGCAAATCCAACAAAGAAACGAAGAAAAAACACAGTCACTTGAAGTCTTTGGTTTTGGTTCTGGCACAGGAAATCATGAAGGAGCGCAAAAAGTTCATGAAATTGCAGAaggaaagaaatgaaattggAGAGCAATTGCGGGCTTCCTTCGCTAAACTGGAAGCCATGGAAAGGAGACCTAAGAATTTAATCAAGGAGAAGGAGGAGACTTTTAAGGGAAAACTAAAGACGATTAAAGAGGGCGACAAACTAACAAAAGAGAGATTAGACTTAGAGCAGCATACGGAGGAGGCCAaaggaaaaagtgaaaatttgcaGTCTCACGTGAGGGTCATAGATGAGGAATTGATGGATAAAAAGAAGAGCAGTTTTGAG ACGACGAAATGGCTTTTCACAGCGAAAATTTGA
- the LOC136341947 gene encoding golgin subfamily A member 4-like isoform X7: protein MSTFYQKGSPQSAYCAGQMTITTETLTELEKAENIGTGGETLHRKLESCRYDLEKLEVNHEMELDDSAKTERKKLTHHCHFKEGQTSTGNSSDEEVTSLEEEIARVQSETPEKEPRIAAKEMEVLKKYYSNLFSIQEENVKLIKSNQELQLKCKESEEKLQIPNCDVDYSTLKKLKEELLTLKQTAADRNGLQTQLPRLERKLNDHHDLPEGTVDFQFKSVLIDDVLEDLHAGRVAQCPALNEQLLQFKQKANKLERQLRLATENVQSAEDDLDSMRTKCAMAEIEAWNQRTETETLKSKIVCMEQEMESLKTMCKDQEALQMEKDRLQVSLDELMRMHDDYEHMRMQVIAVDVIKAERDRYKRKCEEFTGLENECNLLRSQLEHAKLIEKEKESLQKQAEDLEKCVCEQETEIKGLVCHVSCLAQDRQQQQAKMKDEVSSLKLELEEKKNLLAISEEEIATLNIKIETTLCNLTNEAVRLRQDKEDLRKCLQRIKQEKLEIKRQCQELEEINCDLKWELQSKLKQIQDQEIQLEDRNRTIEIMQEVLSDREEVDKNLITEYSEWELARPQAELEKANVRNQQLSLKARASSESNYEFKDMLEQAKCAVKCIPQGLEQQHAKWGSNKERFRCCSGCNVKKPTVQKGLIIGDSDHCTCKPKKPESKSKEVQYNSPPTCNGKRTTQSKLQELTSSSTPTKQSSEDPQGLSLTLPNDLKQDVEEDAMFTARSVGDNLARSAELKAELLKANETIACLRQQLARAERTAAESLSLRKNLNKTLDAMRKIGTAGSAAFCDTENSKLQKDLENALEDVRTSGNETSCLRTENCKLKQQLTQLEMESTEVRSHMDHAWNSLRKTSDELRQLQDNNKRYKQRNGELEYEIAELQRRLDLAGRPIEAIDTNVKLLQEELNKLKRDLDATQNEARTSGQGNSQLCSSNIEVEAALKAKAEAENQINDLKSAVNALKIQHAQIHEAKEKLQLEKSALCQDMKRATTNLDAEKNKGKQRKSNKETKKKHSHLKSLVLVLAQEIMKERKKFMKLQKERNEIGEQLRASFAKLEAMERRPKNLIKEKEETFKGKLKTIKEGDKLTKERLDLEQHTEEAKGKSENLQSHVRVIDEELMDKKKSSFEKF from the exons ATGTCAACCTTTTACCAAAAAGGCTCT CCCCAAAGTGCCTACTGTGCAGGGCAAATGACAATCACCACTGAGACTCTGACGGAACTAGAGAAGGCCGAAAATATTGGCACGGGAGGAGAGACTCTTCATAGGAAACTAGAGAGCTGCCGATATGATCTTGAGAAACTCGAG GTAAACCATGAAATGGAGCTCGATGATTCCGCGAAAactgaaaggaaaaaattgacacACCATTGTCATTTCAAAGAAGGCCAGACATCAACAGGAAATTCCAGCGATGAAGAGGTGACGTCTCTGGAAGAGGAAATCGCAAGAGTGCAATCTGAGACTCCGGAGAAGGAGCCCAGAATTGCAGCGAAAGAGATGGAGGTTTTGAAGAAGTACTACTCCAACCTCTTCTCGATCCAAGAAGAGAACGTAAAACTGATAAAGAGCAATCAAGAACTGCAGCTCAAGTGCAAGGAGTCTGAAGAAAAGTTGCAGATCCCCA ATTGCGATGTAGACTACTcaactttgaaaaaactaaaagaagAGCTCCTGACACTCAAGCAAACTGCTGCTGACAGAAATGGGCTGCAGACTCAGCTCCCGCGGTTAGAGCGAAAATTAAACGACCACCATGACCTCCCTGAGGGCACTGTGGACTTCCAGTTTAAGTCTGTTTTGATCGATGACGTCCTAGAAGACCTGCACGCTGGGCGAGTGGCTCAATGTCCAGCCCTGAATGAGCAGCTGCTgcagtttaaacaaaaagctaACAAG CTGGAAAGACAGCTGCGACTGGCCACCGAAAATGTTCAATCAGCTGAAGACGACCTCGATAGCATGCGAACCAAATGTGCAATGGCTGAAATCGAGGCATGGAACCAAAGAACTGAAACCGAGACTCTGAAGTCCAAGATTGTGTGCATGGAGCAGGAAATGGAGAGCTTGAAGACCATGTGTAAAGATCAGGAGGCATTGCAAATGGAGAAAGACAG ACTGCAAGTGAGTCTGGATGAATTGATGCGCATGCACGACGACTACGAGCACATGCGCATGCAAGTGATAGCTGTGGATGTGATCAAGGCAGAACGGGACCGCTATAAACGTAAATGCGAAGAGTTTACAGGCCTGGAGAACGAGTGTAATTTGCTGAGAAGTCAGCTGGAGCATGCTAAACTAATAGAGAAGGAGAAGGAATCTCTGCAGAAACAGGCTGAAGATTTGGAGAAGTGCGTCTGCGAGCAAGAAACGGAAATAAAGGGCCTGGTGTGTCATGTCAGTTGCCTGGCTCAAGACAGGCAGCAACAGCAAGCCAAAATGAAGGACGAAGTTTCCAGCCTGAAGCTGGAGCTAGAGGAAAAAAAGAATCTGCTCGCGATTTCTGAAGAAGAGATCGCAACCCTAAACATAAAGATTGAGACCACCCTGTGTAACCTCACCAACGAGGCTGTGCGGCTGCGGCAAGACAAAGAAGACTTGCGGAAATGTCTTCAGCGTATCAAGcaagaaaaattagaaatcaaACGCCAGTGTCAGGAACTGGAAGAAATCAACTGCGATCTGAAATGGGAGCTGCAAAGCAAGCTGAAACAAATTCAGGATCAGGAAATTCAGCTCGAAGACAGAAACAGGACAATCGAAATTATGCAAGAAGTCCTCAGTGACCGGGAAGAGGTTGACAAAAATCTAATCACTGAGTACAGCGAATGGGAGTTGGCAAGACCTCAAGCCGAACTGGAAAAGGCAAATGTGAGGAACCAGCAGCTCTCCTTAAAAGCAAGAGCTAGCTCAGAATCCAACTATGAGTTTAAAGACATGCTAGAGCAGGCCAAGTGCGCGGTAAAGTGCATTCCTCAGGGATTAGAGCAGCAGCACGCGAAATGGGGCAGCAACAAGGAGCGGTTTAG ATGCTGCTCTGGATGTAATGTTAAGAAACCTACAGTTCAAAAAGGACTGATTATAGGGGATTCCGACCACTGTACTTGCAAGCCAAAAAAACCCGAGTCAAAATCCAAAGAAGTGCAGTACAATTCCCCGCCAACTTGCAACGGCAAAAGAACAACGCAGTCAAAACTTCAGGAGTTAACTAGCTCATCCACTCCCACAAAACAATCCTCAGAAGATCCTCAGGGACTGAGCTTGACACTGCCAAACGACCTCAAACAGGACGTGGAGGAAGATGCAATGTTCACTGCTAGATCTGTTGGAGACAACCTGGCGAGGTCAGCAGAGCTTAAAGCAGAACTTCTGAAAGCGAATGAGACTATTGCATGCCTCAGGCAGCAGCTTGCAAGAGCAGAGAGAACTGCAGCCGAAAGTTTGTCCCTCAGGAAAAACTTAAACAAGACTTTGGATGCTATGAGGAAAATAGGGACTGCGGGCAGTGCTGCCTTCTGCGACACAGAGAATtctaaattacaaaaagaCTTGGAAAATGCTCTGGAAGACGTCAGAACGTCCGGCAATGAGACTTCGTGTCTAAGGACCGAAAACTGCAAATTAAAGCAGCAACTAACGCAGCTGGAAATGGAGAGCACCGAAGTAAGATCCCACATGGACCATGCGTGGAATTCCCTGAGAAAAACCAGCGACGAATTGAGGCAGCTACAAGACAACAACAAACGGTATAAACAAAGAAACGGAGAGCTGGAATATGAAATAGCAGAGCTCCAACGAAGATTAGATCTTGCTGGCAGACCCATTGAAGCGATTGACACCAACGTTAAGTTACTTCAAGAGGAGCTGAACAAACTGAAAAGGGATCTAGATGCAACCCAGAACGAAGCCAGAACCTCTGGACAGGGAAATTCGCAGCTGTGCAGCAGCAATATCGAAGTGGAGGCTGCCTTGAAGGCCAAAGCTGAGGCTGAAAACCAAATCAACGACCTGAAAAGTGCTGTAAACGCACTTAAGATCCAACACGCTCAGATACATGAGGCCAAGGAGAAGCTACAGTTGGAAAAATCCGCGTTATGTCAGGACATGAAGAGAGCAACCACGAATTTGGACGCGGAGAAAAATAAAGGCAAACAACGCAAATCCAACAAAGAAACGAAGAAAAAACACAGTCACTTGAAGTCTTTGGTTTTGGTTCTGGCACAGGAAATCATGAAGGAGCGCAAAAAGTTCATGAAATTGCAGAaggaaagaaatgaaattggAGAGCAATTGCGGGCTTCCTTCGCTAAACTGGAAGCCATGGAAAGGAGACCTAAGAATTTAATCAAGGAGAAGGAGGAGACTTTTAAGGGAAAACTAAAGACGATTAAAGAGGGCGACAAACTAACAAAAGAGAGATTAGACTTAGAGCAGCATACGGAGGAGGCCAaaggaaaaagtgaaaatttgcaGTCTCACGTGAGGGTCATAGATGAGGAATTGATGGATAAAAAGAAGAGCAGTTTTGAG AAGTTTTGA